The following coding sequences lie in one Nitrososphaerota archaeon genomic window:
- a CDS encoding molybdopterin molybdotransferase MoeA, whose translation MIGRKIMSGFPSLISVEKALNIILEYASKIKIDSIKINIEESIGRVLAEDIYANIDLPPFDRSTVDGYAVIAEDTFSSSPINPTILKIVNEIECGIDLNNIKPLNTGECSVIFTGAPLPPNANAVVMVENTKRKNGFVEIYKQVQPFSNVSRKGEDFKKGEIVVKKGTRIKAWHIGAIASFNIKEILVYRKIKVALISTGSELKEVGSIIKPGEIVNTTKPLLKALLKEKNCEIIDLGSIPDDMEEIKEKIKIGINSSDILIITGGTSLGKKDIVPEAINEIAKPGLIFHGVAIRPGKTMGFGVNENKLIFMISGLPVAAMISFIAFIEPAIDKILNCFPEPKPIIKARLSRRVVNPIGFKSFMRVSIKKINNNYIAEPLRLTGSGILSTLTKANGILIIPENIEGYEENEEIEVLLTQPLGDDKNG comes from the coding sequence ATGATTGGAAGAAAAATAATGTCTGGATTTCCTAGCTTAATAAGTGTAGAAAAAGCGTTAAATATAATTTTAGAATATGCTTCTAAAATTAAAATCGATTCAATAAAAATAAATATTGAAGAATCTATTGGAAGAGTTCTTGCTGAAGATATTTATGCAAATATTGATTTGCCTCCATTTGATAGAAGTACTGTTGATGGATATGCTGTAATAGCTGAAGATACTTTTAGTTCTTCTCCTATTAATCCAACAATATTAAAAATTGTTAATGAGATTGAATGTGGAATAGATCTAAACAATATTAAACCATTAAATACTGGGGAATGTAGTGTAATTTTTACTGGTGCACCACTTCCACCAAATGCAAATGCAGTAGTTATGGTTGAAAATACTAAAAGAAAAAATGGTTTTGTAGAAATATATAAACAGGTTCAACCCTTTTCTAATGTATCAAGAAAAGGAGAAGATTTTAAAAAAGGGGAAATTGTAGTTAAAAAAGGAACAAGGATAAAAGCTTGGCATATTGGGGCGATTGCTTCATTCAATATTAAAGAAATACTTGTTTATAGAAAAATAAAAGTTGCATTAATTTCTACTGGAAGTGAATTAAAGGAAGTTGGTTCAATTATTAAACCAGGAGAAATAGTGAATACAACCAAACCATTACTTAAAGCTTTATTAAAAGAGAAAAATTGTGAAATAATAGATTTAGGGTCCATCCCTGATGATATGGAAGAAATTAAAGAAAAAATAAAGATTGGGATAAATTCTTCAGATATTCTAATAATCACTGGAGGAACAAGCTTAGGTAAAAAAGATATTGTTCCAGAAGCTATAAATGAAATTGCAAAACCTGGTTTAATTTTTCATGGAGTTGCTATTAGACCCGGAAAAACAATGGGTTTTGGGGTTAATGAAAATAAACTTATATTTATGATTTCAGGCCTTCCAGTAGCTGCTATGATTTCTTTCATAGCTTTCATAGAACCTGCTATAGATAAAATACTTAATTGTTTTCCTGAACCTAAACCAATTATTAAAGCAAGATTAAGTAGAAGAGTTGTAAATCCAATAGGTTTTAAATCTTTTATGAGAGTATCTATTAAAAAAATTAATAATAACTATATTGCTGAACCATTAAGATTAACTGGTTCAGGTATTTTATCTACTTTAACTAAAGCAAATGGCATTCTTATTATACCTGAAAATATTGAAGGATATGAAGAAAATGAAGAAATTGAAGTTTTATTAACTCAGCCTTTAGGAGATGATAAAAATGGCTAA
- a CDS encoding HD domain-containing protein translates to MTVVSPELIYKHIKKDEILFKTFNLLEKNEEIQTYLQMSNVMAVNRLMYNDHGPVHSKIVSGVALEILEILKDYVVPSIIKDKIGELIDSKIVVLCGSYLHDIGNAVHRELHHIHGCYLSNLILEKILKEIYVEDKEKMLRIKQEILQCIFSHDENIQCLTIEAGISKIADGTDMAQGRARIPYKLGKIDIHSLSALSIKKVEVNRGDKKPLQILIDMEGTAGVFQVEEVLMKKIMTSNLINFVEIIIIEPNIGERRLP, encoded by the coding sequence ATGACTGTAGTTTCACCTGAATTAATTTATAAACATATTAAAAAGGATGAAATATTATTTAAAACATTTAATCTTTTAGAAAAAAATGAAGAAATACAAACATATCTACAAATGTCTAATGTAATGGCAGTTAATAGATTAATGTATAATGATCATGGTCCAGTACATTCTAAAATAGTTAGTGGAGTAGCACTTGAAATACTTGAAATATTAAAAGATTATGTTGTACCGTCTATAATAAAAGATAAAATTGGAGAATTGATAGATTCAAAAATAGTTGTTTTATGTGGTTCTTATTTACATGATATTGGAAATGCTGTTCATAGAGAGTTACATCATATACATGGTTGCTATTTATCTAATCTAATTCTAGAAAAAATTCTTAAAGAAATTTATGTAGAAGATAAAGAAAAAATGCTAAGAATAAAACAAGAAATTCTTCAATGTATTTTCTCTCATGATGAAAATATTCAATGTTTAACAATAGAAGCTGGAATATCAAAAATAGCTGATGGAACAGATATGGCACAAGGAAGAGCTAGAATTCCTTATAAATTAGGAAAAATAGATATTCATTCCCTTTCAGCACTTTCGATTAAAAAAGTTGAAGTAAATAGAGGGGATAAAAAGCCTCTTCAAATACTTATAGATATGGAAGGGACAGCTGGTGTATTTCAAGTTGAGGAAGTTTTAATGAAAAAGATAATGACATCAAATTTAATAAACTTTGTTGAAATAATAATAATCGAGCCGAATATTGGAGAAAGAAGACTTCCTTAA
- a CDS encoding nucleolar RNA-binding Nop10p family protein produces the protein MPTRIKKCINCKKYTLANDKCPYCGSILKNPHPINISFEKYKKYFYKK, from the coding sequence ATGCCAACTAGAATTAAAAAATGTATTAATTGTAAAAAATATACATTAGCAAATGATAAATGTCCTTATTGTGGTTCTATTCTTAAAAATCCTCACCCAATAAATATTTCTTTTGAAAAGTATAAAAAATATTTTTATAAAAAGTAA
- a CDS encoding S1 RNA-binding domain-containing protein has product MNSKNRFPEPGELVIGTVKKIDRLGAYITLDEYDNIEAFLHISEISLRWVKDIHEYLHENQRGVFKVIRVNPSRLEVDVSLRRVSKRERLDKLISWKKKQKVLKIFSIIKERENLNDEWINENILNPLNLSLEELYDLFEEISIQEKLPEKIEKIIPEKLHKTFIQICKNEIKPKKHVIKGYLILKSKNKYGVEDIKEAIKTAISIKNDKASINVKIIAAPKYMILVEALDREIAEEFIKKAAEASIQEITKRGGYGEFKLV; this is encoded by the coding sequence ATGAATAGTAAAAATAGATTTCCTGAACCAGGAGAGCTCGTCATAGGTACTGTTAAAAAAATTGATCGTCTTGGAGCATATATTACTCTAGATGAATATGATAACATAGAAGCTTTTTTGCATATATCTGAAATTTCTTTGAGATGGGTTAAGGATATTCATGAGTATCTTCATGAAAATCAACGTGGAGTATTTAAAGTTATTAGAGTAAACCCTTCTCGTTTAGAAGTAGATGTATCCCTTAGAAGAGTCTCAAAAAGAGAAAGATTGGATAAATTGATTTCTTGGAAGAAGAAACAAAAAGTTTTAAAGATTTTTTCAATAATAAAAGAAAGGGAAAATTTAAATGATGAATGGATAAATGAGAACATATTAAATCCTTTAAATTTATCTCTTGAGGAATTATATGATTTATTTGAGGAAATTTCTATTCAAGAAAAATTACCAGAAAAAATTGAAAAAATTATCCCAGAAAAATTGCATAAAACTTTCATTCAAATTTGTAAAAATGAAATAAAACCTAAAAAGCATGTTATTAAAGGATATTTGATTCTTAAATCTAAAAATAAATATGGTGTAGAAGATATTAAAGAAGCAATAAAAACAGCTATTTCAATAAAAAATGATAAAGCATCTATAAATGTAAAAATAATTGCAGCCCCTAAATATATGATATTAGTTGAAGCATTAGATCGTGAGATTGCTGAAGAGTTTATAAAAAAAGCAGCTGAAGCATCGATTCAAGAAATAACTAAAAGGGGTGGATATGGAGAATTTAAATTGGTGTGA
- a CDS encoding 30S ribosomal protein S27e, translating to MSEIDWKKLIPRPRSRFLLIACQECNNEQIIFDSAKTKVNCRICGATLALPRGGKAKILGKVIAIYE from the coding sequence ATGTCTGAAATAGATTGGAAAAAGTTAATTCCTAGACCTAGATCGCGTTTTCTATTAATAGCTTGTCAAGAATGTAATAATGAGCAAATTATATTTGATTCTGCAAAAACTAAAGTAAATTGTAGAATTTGTGGAGCTACTCTAGCTTTACCTAGAGGAGGTAAAGCTAAAATCCTTGGAAAAGTGATAGCTATTTATGAATAG
- a CDS encoding 50S ribosomal protein L44e: MKVPIQIKTFCTKCRTHTIHEVTLYKKGKARALAKGARHHERELKGYGGQKFPEQRTKSKTTEKKSLKLRCTVCGRIHQRKGIRLRKLEIVR; this comes from the coding sequence TTGAAAGTTCCAATTCAAATAAAAACTTTTTGTACTAAATGTAGAACACATACTATTCATGAAGTAACCCTTTATAAAAAGGGTAAAGCTAGAGCTTTAGCTAAAGGAGCAAGACATCATGAAAGAGAGCTTAAAGGATATGGTGGTCAAAAATTTCCAGAACAAAGGACTAAGTCAAAAACAACTGAAAAGAAATCTTTAAAGCTTAGATGTACTGTATGCGGTAGAATACATCAAAGAAAAGGAATAAGATTAAGAAAATTAGAAATAGTGAGGTGA
- a CDS encoding DNA primase small subunit PriS — MALLSYNDEKFIKNEFKKFYSNFNNIFFPKEIEKREFGYFTFEQNIMIRHLKIRNNEEILELIKNVVPLHIYYSSAYYEDPSAPMEKKGWNGAELIFDIDADHIVSDCQKEHKFWICNNCKESGKAPIPKKCPICKSDKINEIDWFCDKCLTLAKNEAIKLIEILEIDFGIQSKNINVFFSGHRGYHIHVDSDYIRKLDQNARREIVDYLIGEGIDLSRHGIYKPKRSTSFIGPDYDSKSWGGRIARGIYDIFLRMKNPAFEEYFIENLGKSTYKNFLNNLENLIELWHEKPVWSFTPNIKKKDIEKICMLALKEQTVKLDTVVTTDIHRLIRLGNSLNGKTGWISKVIDINKLESFDPLIDPSPFGYENYIKIKVFLSPKFRFGQNFFGPYRNEFVKLPLAVAIFLICKGVASLYP, encoded by the coding sequence GTGGCTCTTTTATCTTATAATGATGAAAAATTTATAAAAAATGAATTTAAAAAATTTTATTCGAACTTTAACAATATTTTTTTCCCAAAAGAAATTGAGAAAAGAGAATTTGGTTATTTTACTTTTGAACAAAACATAATGATTAGGCATTTAAAAATAAGAAACAATGAAGAAATATTGGAACTTATAAAAAATGTAGTTCCACTTCATATATATTATTCTTCAGCCTATTATGAAGATCCCTCAGCTCCTATGGAGAAGAAAGGATGGAATGGAGCTGAATTAATTTTTGATATTGATGCTGATCATATAGTAAGTGATTGTCAAAAGGAACATAAATTTTGGATATGTAATAATTGTAAAGAATCTGGTAAGGCCCCTATTCCTAAAAAATGTCCAATTTGTAAATCTGATAAAATAAATGAAATTGATTGGTTTTGTGATAAATGTTTAACTTTAGCCAAGAATGAGGCAATAAAACTTATAGAAATTTTAGAAATAGATTTTGGTATACAATCAAAAAATATAAATGTATTTTTCTCAGGGCATAGAGGTTATCATATTCATGTTGATTCTGATTATATTAGAAAATTGGATCAAAATGCTAGAAGGGAGATAGTGGATTATTTAATAGGAGAAGGAATAGACCTTTCAAGACATGGTATTTATAAACCAAAAAGGAGCACTTCTTTTATAGGGCCTGATTATGATTCAAAATCTTGGGGTGGAAGAATAGCTAGAGGAATATATGATATTTTTTTGAGAATGAAGAATCCAGCTTTTGAAGAATATTTTATTGAGAATCTTGGGAAATCTACTTATAAAAATTTTCTAAATAATTTAGAAAATTTAATAGAATTATGGCATGAAAAACCTGTTTGGTCTTTTACTCCAAATATTAAGAAAAAAGATATAGAAAAAATATGCATGCTTGCTTTAAAAGAACAAACAGTAAAGCTTGATACAGTAGTAACTACTGATATTCATAGATTAATAAGACTTGGAAATAGTTTAAATGGAAAAACTGGTTGGATAAGTAAAGTAATAGATATTAATAAGCTTGAATCTTTTGATCCTTTAATAGACCCTTCTCCATTTGGCTATGAAAATTATATAAAAATTAAAGTATTTTTATCGCCAAAATTTAGATTTGGTCAAAACTTCTTTGGACCATATAGAAATGAATTTGTAAAGCTTCCATTAGCAGTAGCTATTTTTTTAATATGTAAAGGTGTAGCATCTTTATATCCTTAA
- a CDS encoding DUF424 family protein, producing the protein MTDKFWFKMHHAPNGVVIAAVCDEELLGKNIFINNNFIKKVSESFYGGVLITEEEVFKKIENATIINMLGDKIIKKAIQYGLISPKNVLKIGGVSHIQIFNI; encoded by the coding sequence ATGACGGATAAATTCTGGTTTAAAATGCATCATGCACCAAATGGTGTAGTAATAGCAGCTGTATGTGATGAAGAATTACTAGGCAAAAATATTTTTATCAATAATAATTTTATAAAGAAAGTTTCGGAATCATTTTATGGAGGAGTATTAATTACAGAAGAAGAAGTTTTTAAAAAGATTGAGAATGCTACAATTATAAATATGCTTGGAGATAAAATAATTAAAAAAGCTATTCAATATGGTTTAATTTCTCCAAAAAATGTTCTTAAAATTGGAGGCGTTTCTCATATACAAATTTTTAATATATAA
- a CDS encoding translation initiation factor IF-2 subunit beta, whose amino-acid sequence MALSTENEYLELLKRAYKNLPKASKSGERELFIKPNVMNLAKNTVITNFSSIANILNRDIEHIARFFFKETGKPGTIEDERLVIHGKIGSEEIRKLLELYVKEFVKCPICGSPDTKIVREKRFRFILCEACGAKSSVRKI is encoded by the coding sequence GTGGCATTGAGTACGGAAAATGAATATTTAGAATTATTAAAAAGAGCTTATAAAAACTTACCTAAAGCTTCTAAAAGTGGAGAGAGAGAACTTTTTATTAAACCAAATGTCATGAATTTAGCGAAAAATACTGTAATTACTAATTTTAGTTCAATAGCAAATATATTAAATCGAGATATTGAACATATTGCACGTTTCTTTTTTAAAGAAACTGGCAAGCCAGGTACAATAGAAGATGAAAGGCTTGTAATACATGGAAAAATCGGAAGTGAAGAAATAAGAAAACTTTTAGAATTATATGTAAAAGAGTTTGTAAAATGTCCAATATGTGGCAGCCCTGATACAAAAATTGTACGTGAAAAAAGATTTAGGTTTATTTTATGTGAAGCTTGTGGTGCTAAGAGTTCTGTAAGGAAAATATAG
- a CDS encoding adenosylhomocysteinase — translation MIFKSEINLNEFKIKDLSLAKEGREKIIWSEKNMPVLQKIKERFSKEKPLKGLKIGACLHITSETAALMNCLLNGGAEIFLAASNPLSTQDDVAAALVENGIHVYGWRGESDKDYYWCIKKVLEQKPNLIHDDGADMISFIHQTFNKNEINVFAGFEETTTGVNRLKALESENKLFFPVFAINNANTKRLFDNRYGTGQGAIFGILNGLHILLAGKTIVVAGYGWCSKGIALRASGNGAKVIITEVDPIKALEAYMDGFQVLPMEEAIKLADIVITATGCIDVVKKEHLLNAKNGVILCNSGHFDVEINKEDLNELSINKREVFPYVSEYTLHDGRKIYLLADGRLVNLVLGRGHPPEIMDLSFSLHALCAEYVIKNKDKLNLKAKVYDVPLEVDIKIAETKLSSLGIKIDTLTDKQKLYLESWKYGTR, via the coding sequence ATGATTTTTAAAAGTGAAATCAATTTGAATGAATTTAAAATTAAAGATTTAAGTTTAGCTAAAGAAGGAAGAGAGAAAATAATTTGGTCAGAAAAAAATATGCCTGTTTTACAAAAAATAAAAGAAAGATTCTCTAAAGAGAAACCTTTAAAAGGATTAAAAATAGGAGCTTGTTTGCATATAACTTCTGAAACTGCTGCTTTAATGAATTGTTTATTAAATGGAGGTGCAGAAATTTTTTTAGCAGCATCAAATCCTTTATCTACTCAAGATGATGTTGCTGCAGCTTTAGTTGAAAATGGAATTCATGTTTATGGTTGGCGTGGAGAAAGTGATAAAGATTATTATTGGTGTATCAAAAAAGTTTTAGAGCAAAAACCAAACCTTATACATGATGATGGAGCTGATATGATATCTTTTATTCATCAAACTTTTAATAAAAATGAAATTAATGTTTTTGCCGGTTTTGAAGAAACTACAACTGGAGTTAATAGATTGAAAGCATTAGAGTCGGAAAATAAATTGTTTTTTCCAGTTTTTGCAATAAATAATGCTAATACAAAACGTTTATTTGATAACAGATATGGAACAGGACAAGGAGCAATTTTCGGGATTCTTAATGGTTTACATATACTTTTAGCTGGAAAAACAATTGTTGTAGCTGGATATGGTTGGTGTTCAAAAGGAATAGCTTTAAGAGCTAGCGGTAATGGTGCAAAAGTAATTATAACTGAAGTAGATCCTATAAAAGCTTTAGAAGCTTATATGGATGGTTTTCAAGTTTTACCAATGGAAGAAGCAATTAAATTAGCAGATATTGTTATAACTGCTACTGGTTGCATAGACGTAGTAAAAAAAGAACATTTATTGAATGCTAAAAATGGAGTTATATTATGCAATTCAGGGCATTTTGATGTTGAAATAAATAAAGAAGATTTAAATGAATTGTCTATCAATAAAAGAGAAGTTTTTCCATATGTTTCAGAATATACTTTACATGATGGTAGAAAAATATATCTATTGGCTGATGGAAGACTTGTAAACCTTGTTTTAGGTAGAGGGCATCCTCCAGAAATAATGGATTTAAGTTTCTCTCTCCATGCACTTTGTGCAGAATATGTTATAAAAAATAAAGATAAATTAAACTTAAAAGCTAAAGTTTATGATGTACCTTTAGAAGTTGATATTAAAATAGCTGAAACAAAGCTTTCTTCTTTAGGGATTAAAATTGATACTCTTACAGATAAACAAAAACTTTATTTAGAAAGCTGGAAATATGGAACTAGGTAG
- the ftsZ gene encoding cell division protein FtsZ, producing the protein MLEEYSFYKPIKIHLIGVGGAGCNTLHRLALNGLSGVYFIAMNTDKQHLDMIRAHKKVLLGKNVTHEKGAGGDPEVGRLAAEESIDEIEQVVSDADIVFISAGLGGGTGTGGAPLIAEVARDKGATVVGVVTLPFNFEGNLRKRIALKGLEKMQQACNTVMVIDNNKLRELYPGYKLLNAFYLADEVVKNMIISITESISKPSLVNLDYADFKTIVEKGRLAAIGIGWASSINRAEEATFNALNCPLLDITYDGVTGAIIHVTGGEDMSLAEAAKPGEIISQLMSDNALVIWGARIDNYYASTIQVSLVLTGVTPSQNISEISQKKNKEEKLKQLEEIDISKKIDEEINMIIQELGVKML; encoded by the coding sequence ATGTTAGAAGAATACTCTTTTTATAAACCTATTAAAATACATTTAATTGGAGTTGGAGGAGCTGGATGCAATACTCTTCATAGACTTGCTTTAAATGGATTAAGTGGAGTATACTTTATTGCAATGAATACAGATAAACAACATTTAGATATGATTAGAGCTCATAAAAAAGTTTTATTGGGCAAAAATGTTACTCATGAAAAAGGGGCTGGAGGAGATCCTGAAGTAGGAAGATTAGCAGCAGAAGAGTCTATTGATGAAATAGAACAAGTAGTTTCTGATGCTGATATAGTTTTTATTTCAGCTGGGCTTGGTGGTGGAACAGGTACTGGAGGTGCACCTTTAATTGCAGAAGTAGCAAGGGATAAAGGAGCTACAGTTGTGGGAGTAGTAACTCTTCCATTTAATTTTGAAGGTAACCTTCGTAAAAGGATTGCACTTAAGGGCCTTGAAAAAATGCAACAAGCATGTAACACAGTAATGGTTATTGATAATAACAAGTTACGTGAGTTATATCCTGGCTACAAATTATTAAATGCTTTCTATTTAGCAGATGAAGTTGTTAAGAATATGATAATAAGTATAACAGAATCTATTTCTAAACCTAGCTTAGTAAATTTAGATTATGCTGATTTTAAAACAATTGTTGAAAAAGGTAGATTAGCTGCTATTGGAATAGGATGGGCTTCTTCAATAAACAGAGCTGAAGAAGCTACATTTAATGCACTAAATTGTCCATTATTGGATATAACTTATGATGGAGTTACTGGAGCTATTATACATGTTACAGGAGGAGAAGATATGAGTCTTGCAGAAGCAGCTAAACCTGGTGAAATAATTTCTCAATTAATGAGTGATAATGCTCTTGTAATATGGGGAGCAAGGATAGATAATTACTATGCTTCAACAATACAAGTTTCATTAGTTTTAACAGGAGTAACACCTTCTCAAAATATTTCAGAAATATCCCAAAAGAAAAACAAAGAAGAAAAATTAAAACAATTGGAAGAAATTGATATTTCTAAAAAAATAGATGAAGAAATTAATATGATAATACAAGAACTTGGAGTTAAAATGTTATAA
- a CDS encoding ribbon-helix-helix domain-containing protein, translated as MLKAITVHLPEAYLKAIDELVQKKLYPNRAEVIRMAVRDLIKEEIKEEIMVRS; from the coding sequence ATGTTGAAAGCTATTACAGTTCATTTACCCGAAGCATATCTTAAAGCAATAGATGAATTGGTTCAGAAAAAACTTTATCCTAATAGAGCTGAAGTTATTCGAATGGCTGTAAGGGATTTAATTAAAGAAGAAATTAAAGAAGAAATAATGGTAAGGAGCTAA
- a CDS encoding iron-sulfur cluster assembly protein: MSLIEKVRNKVEAIIDPEIGLSLGALGLITNVKEIGEGIIQIDFIATSPYCPLAYSLAKAIKTVAESIEGVKKAYVYLHGHFLSERINADVNR, encoded by the coding sequence TTGTCTCTTATTGAAAAAGTAAGAAATAAAGTAGAAGCAATAATAGATCCTGAAATTGGGCTTTCTCTTGGAGCTTTAGGTTTAATAACAAATGTAAAGGAAATTGGAGAAGGAATAATCCAAATAGATTTTATAGCAACAAGTCCTTATTGCCCTCTTGCTTATAGTTTAGCTAAAGCTATAAAAACTGTAGCAGAATCTATTGAAGGTGTAAAAAAAGCCTATGTTTATCTCCATGGGCACTTCCTTTCTGAACGAATAAATGCTGATGTGAATAGATAA
- the pcn gene encoding proliferating cell nuclear antigen (pcna): MSFRIKVPNAKEFSDYIKAISAIVDEGVFTIDESSIKFCAMDPAHISLIDFEFPKSAAEEYECSGSIELGVNMSEFLKFLKRAKGNEALELSYNDSTKKLEIKLLSATESIERVFTLSSLEISGGSVPSPKLTFDAKAKLDLKVFRDAIEDVSLVSDYVKISIAPEYVLLNAKGELGSSNIKMSRIGGTIYEIQTDKEVYGYFSIQYLEKILKACSSISKELLMELSTNKPIKLAISIPSGKLDYLIAPRIEAE, translated from the coding sequence ATGAGCTTTAGAATTAAAGTTCCAAATGCAAAAGAATTCTCAGATTATATAAAAGCTATTTCTGCAATAGTAGATGAAGGAGTTTTTACAATAGATGAATCTTCTATAAAATTTTGTGCTATGGATCCTGCTCATATTTCATTAATTGATTTTGAATTTCCAAAAAGTGCAGCTGAAGAATATGAATGTTCAGGCTCAATAGAATTAGGAGTAAATATGAGCGAATTTTTAAAATTCCTTAAAAGAGCTAAAGGGAATGAAGCACTAGAACTTTCATATAATGATTCTACAAAAAAACTTGAAATAAAATTATTAAGTGCTACTGAATCTATAGAAAGAGTATTTACATTAAGCTCATTAGAAATAAGTGGAGGTTCAGTCCCTTCACCTAAACTTACTTTTGATGCAAAAGCTAAACTTGATTTAAAAGTTTTTAGAGATGCTATTGAAGATGTAAGTTTAGTAAGTGATTATGTGAAAATTTCTATTGCTCCGGAATACGTATTATTAAATGCAAAAGGAGAATTAGGGTCTTCTAATATAAAAATGTCTAGAATTGGGGGAACTATTTATGAAATTCAAACAGATAAAGAAGTATATGGATATTTTAGTATACAATATTTAGAAAAAATACTTAAAGCTTGTTCCTCTATTTCTAAAGAGCTTTTAATGGAATTATCAACAAATAAACCTATTAAATTAGCTATATCTATTCCATCTGGGAAATTAGATTATTTAATAGCTCCAAGAATTGAAGCTGAATAA
- a CDS encoding MBL fold metallo-hydrolase — MKLIFLGGTKEVGRSAILLDIDDKKILLDYGVMLNNEPSFPAYVPAKDIDLIALSHAHLDHSGAIPLFFTYGKTKLVSTSLTFETSRILFQDFIKLSGYYLPYEYLEVHHMLKEGEKIFYNEVFSNKDLDLFFIEAGHIPGSGQIIINSSKRILYTGDFSTIESRLLKGAEIESKDLDAVIIEATYANEDHENRKELEKRFIQEITEIVEEKGRVLIPAFSVGRAQEILCILAAYNFNYPIALDGMAVKVLEIYLRNKEYIKDFHLLKKAANKVDFITGRKKRKKVLERPGVIISPAGMLKGGPAAFYAEKIAENKRDAIFLVSFQIKNTPGAILLEEGKYLINGKEKKVKAKVKQFKFSSHCGRKELHDFLKKLDTKTKIFIIHGEKENCLALEKYARSNLSLEAYAVDRGSSFYI, encoded by the coding sequence ATGAAGTTAATCTTCCTTGGTGGAACAAAAGAAGTAGGTAGATCAGCAATCTTATTAGATATAGATGATAAGAAAATTCTTTTAGATTATGGTGTTATGTTAAATAATGAACCATCTTTTCCAGCTTATGTTCCAGCAAAAGATATCGATCTTATAGCTTTATCTCATGCTCACTTAGACCATTCAGGAGCAATTCCATTATTCTTTACTTATGGTAAAACTAAATTAGTTTCAACAAGTTTAACATTTGAAACTTCCCGAATTCTTTTTCAAGATTTTATTAAACTTTCAGGTTACTATCTTCCATATGAGTATTTGGAAGTACATCATATGCTTAAAGAAGGGGAAAAAATCTTTTATAATGAAGTTTTTTCTAATAAAGATTTAGACCTTTTTTTTATTGAAGCAGGGCATATACCTGGAAGTGGACAAATAATAATAAATAGTAGTAAAAGAATACTTTACACAGGCGATTTTTCAACTATTGAAAGTAGATTATTGAAAGGGGCTGAAATAGAAAGCAAAGATTTAGATGCAGTAATAATTGAAGCAACTTATGCTAATGAAGATCATGAAAATAGAAAAGAGCTTGAAAAAAGGTTCATTCAAGAAATAACAGAAATTGTTGAAGAAAAAGGTAGAGTTCTTATTCCAGCTTTTTCTGTTGGTCGAGCACAAGAAATATTATGTATATTGGCAGCATATAATTTTAATTATCCAATTGCATTGGATGGGATGGCTGTTAAAGTATTAGAAATATATTTAAGAAATAAAGAGTATATAAAAGATTTTCATCTCCTAAAAAAAGCAGCAAATAAAGTAGATTTTATAACTGGAAGAAAGAAAAGAAAAAAAGTATTGGAGAGACCAGGAGTAATAATAAGTCCAGCAGGTATGTTAAAAGGCGGACCTGCAGCATTTTATGCTGAAAAAATTGCTGAAAATAAACGTGATGCCATATTCTTAGTTAGTTTTCAAATAAAAAATACACCAGGTGCAATACTTCTTGAAGAAGGCAAGTATCTTATAAATGGTAAAGAGAAAAAGGTAAAAGCTAAAGTTAAGCAATTTAAATTTTCTTCCCATTGTGGGAGAAAAGAGCTTCATGATTTCCTAAAAAAACTTGATACTAAAACAAAAATTTTTATAATACATGGAGAAAAAGAAAATTGTTTAGCACTTGAAAAATATGCAAGGTCGAATCTCTCACTTGAAGCTTATGCTGTTGATAGAGGTTCTTCCTTTTATATTTAA